The genomic DNA tGGGAAGAAAAAGCTTTTGTTTGGTCCTAATTTGTAAtgctttttggtttctaatatgGAATAAGTGACATCAAAGATTATGAAACTCACAGGTTTATTACACAAAATCATTTGAGAatacaacaaaacacacacagtAACATGTGGGTTGAAGCAAAAAGACAAAGGAATAGTTTGCATTATTACAGACATTAAAATCCAATGACATGAACATGACATATTCATAAAAACATGGACCCATTTAGTCATCATATGGACAAAAGAGAGTGTGGGTCAGAGTAATTTTTATTACCTTAGGGGGGAGGGGGAGATTCATAGACCACGCGAGTTTGAGAGATGAGACTTTGAATATTACCTTTTGATTTCACCATCCACACTCAGCCAAAAAAGATAATCATTGTCGATCAATGACCATGACGACTTTGGCTTTTCTttccacagagagagagagagaagaagaaagtgacatcttttcttctttaactttttgaaattgCACAAGCATATATACTTAAAGTAGTCCACTATATACAGCTAGAAAAGCTGGTGCAGAGGATACGTACCCAAAAACCACTTCACACGTTTTAACTCGTGAGAATCTTCAAGCCTTATCTGTCTGCAGATTTCTTGTTCCCCATGTTGTCTTTTTAACCAACAAGATTGGTGGCTTGTGAGTGGTGGGAGCTTTGGTTCTTAACCTCTGTGGAGATTAAGTCTCGTTTCAGCAACTTTAGGTAATCAATTGCTTCGTCCAGAAGTAAGAGAGCTTCGTTTCCTTTTGCACCGGGGACTATGCTCTCGAGTATTTTCAGAGCTGTACGGATCTTGTCTTTCTTCGACTGCTCGCTGCTCAGACCAGAACCACTGTCTTCCTTGGTCGAGATGTTTTTTGATTCAGGGAGATTTTTGTCCTTGAGAAAGGACGACCCATTGAGTTTTGTGGAACTCTTAGTGCCCACAAGTGATGATGACTCACTGATTTTGTTATCCTTATCCAGTAGTTTCTGCCTTTTACAAGGACCATCGATTTCATCTAATTCCCTTTTGTTGCAAAGATAAGGAGAGTGACCAGTGCTCATTACTTCATCatcactctcactctcacaatcatcatcataatcatcatctgAATATAGCAACGCATTGATCTCCTCAGTGTCTTCATGCATTTCTGACTCTTTTCCATTTGAATGGTtctcatcaaactcttcatTATCTTCCCTGAAAGCTTTCTCTAGACCGTGTAACTCAGAGAGTTTGACTGGTTCTGCAGCCCCGTGAGATGGAAACCGTAGAGGAAATGGACAGCGTAATAGACGAGTCTGATTTCCTGACTGATCGAATATCATAAGTCTTTTCTGAGAAGACTCTAATGCTCCATGTGGAGTAGTAGTAgcagtagcagcagcagcagcacaCCAAGACCGCATGTCAGACCGTGAGAATCGTTTTCCAAAAGACTCCTTATCATGACTGTACAGTAAAGACTGGAATGGCGGTGGCTGGAAACAGCGAGCCTGAAGCTCAGCTGCATATAGTTTCCCTAGCTCAGGGAGAGGAATTCTAGGATGGACAGACCGAACTCCTATATCCTCAAAGCAAGTTTGAGTTAAGCCTAGAGGCAAATCCCGTTGCCTTGTATCTAGAGGCATGCTCTTGCAGATTAACTCAAGGGAACTTGTAAAAAGTACTACACTGCAGGACAAAGAAGAGGCCAAAATCAGCTCAAGAAAGATAAAGTTAACAGTTTTATAAGAGGAGTAACGAGGGAGAATTAGCATACCGACTGTTAAGTTGCTCAGTTGGGTGAATGCAGTACTTCTTGTGCCCTTATCGAAAAGATAGTAAAAGAAAGACgaacgaacaaaaaaaactcagattGAAAATATGGCGAAGGATCACGAACCAACTACGTGACTGGTTTAAGTAGAAGTCTGAAGTATTCAGCCTggaacacacacacaaaaaattgGCAGACAGTGTTAAAAGACCAAAACTATTATAAGCTAAAAAGTGTGATGAATGAGAGAGCATTGTTGTATGGTACAAACCTGACAATTATCCATCGGTTGATAGCATTCAATAACTCTCACTACAATAGTTGATTTGTTAGCGTTTCCTGTCTCGTACTTCAATCCTCGAAATCTTGTCTTACCAGGTGATTGACAAACCATAACTCTGAGGAAatcttgaatgaaaaaaaaaagtagacagAACACCAAACCAAAGGAGGAAACTTTTTTGTTGTGGAAGTGAAGTGAGCGTTTTTTGTCTAGCTGATTCTTTGTTCACAATGGTACACGTAGAAATGTTGGGATCCCATTTTCAAAAGCGtttataggaaaacaaaagggaagatgaataaagaaagaagagaggacTTGACTCTTGAAGGGTTTGGTTGAAAGGTGAAACAATTTACAGAATCACACGGCAATATAGATTCAAGCTCAAAACTTTACGGTATAAGGCAATACACATGCTGTTTTGTATTCAATCTGCTTTAGTATCTCTGCAAAATCGAAGGAAGCATCTCATCAACAACCACAAATAGGCTAAATCCAGAGATTCACAACAGTAAAGAACAGAGATTTATATGTATCTGatgaaaaatatagtataagGCCCCTAATTCACATCCAGTAAACTAGCAAGCAGAGTGTATTCATCAAGGCTTCAATCTAAGTAAAGTTAAGCTACGTTTTACTACGGCAGCTCAGAATATACACAAATCACAATGTTCTAAGCTTAAATTACAGAACTTTTCCCATTTCACTAAGATGtacaaacagagaaaacattgagACAGACTataaaagaggagaaagattgAATTTTGATACCTTACAAAGGATGAAAGGAACGATCTTTCGCTCAGATCCAGAGAAAACGATGAGACtctctttttgggttttttgttttgagcTGAATCAATGGAAAAGGGAAGggataagaagagagagagagatgaaagtgACCAACGAGCAATAATGTGTAAACGtcgaaatttttattttttttacgaaaTGTTTTTTCTAAAGAGGTGAGTGGCAACAAGAGTAACAAGGctttataaaaagattttttgacgtttttacccttttctatattttatttttcctaaatcaCCCTTCATCTTGTGCGTTATATACtacaattttttggtttggtttggttcggtatCTAGTCAATTTTcagaaatatatttacatttaaatttacTTTATAAAATGAATTAATATACGTAAAAGGTTACATATTTTGAGTTataaaattggaaattttaacatttttttagaaaagaaaaaaagagatataatGTTAACTTGGAAATTAATCTTGTAAATTAAAACGGTGGCAAATATTTATTGTGCTTTGCTTGAAAGAAATGGGACAAGGGGGCCGAACGTGTATATACGTAATTATGGTATTTATGATGACAAAGTCTCACGGTCCATAATTTCAGGTTATACTTTATGGtttaataatagtatatattttgttcctaaccaatataattttttattttatttatatactttCTTGATTATTCGTTAAAGTAAAAGTCCATACGttttctcttatttattttaaaagctAAGT from Camelina sativa cultivar DH55 chromosome 2, Cs, whole genome shotgun sequence includes the following:
- the LOC104742357 gene encoding transcription factor SAC51-like, with amino-acid sequence MPLDTRQRDLPLGLTQTCFEDIGVRSVHPRIPLPELGKLYAAELQARCFQPPPFQSLLYSHDKESFGKRFSRSDMRSWCAAAAATATTTPHGALESSQKRLMIFDQSGNQTRLLRCPFPLRFPSHGAAEPVKLSELHGLEKAFREDNEEFDENHSNGKESEMHEDTEEINALLYSDDDYDDDCESESDDEVMSTGHSPYLCNKRELDEIDGPCKRQKLLDKDNKISESSSLVGTKSSTKLNGSSFLKDKNLPESKNISTKEDSGSGLSSEQSKKDKIRTALKILESIVPGAKGNEALLLLDEAIDYLKLLKRDLISTEVKNQSSHHSQATNLVG